The genome window CCGGAGCAGGGCGACGTCGTCGGCGGCGTCGGCGCCCGTACGCTCCACGATCCGCTGGAGCGCCTCCTGCTGGCGCACGGTCCCCACCCGGCACGGCACGCACTGCCCGCACGACTCGTCGCGGAAGAACTGCGCGATGCGCAGCAGCAGCCGAGGAAGGGGAACCGTGTCGTCGAAGGCCATGACGACGCCCGAGCCGAGCGTCGTGCCCGCCTCTCGCGTGCCTTCGAAGGTGAGCGGGATGTCCAGCTCGTCGGGGCGTACGAAACCGCCGGCCGCACCGCCCAGCAGCACCGCGCGCAGCCGCTCCCGCGCACCCGCGAGCGTCAGCAGTTCGCCGAGCGTGGCGCCGAACGGAAGCTCGTAGACGCCCGGCCGCTCCACACTGCCCGACACGCAGAACAGCTTCGGCCCTGTGGACGTCTCCGTGCCGATCGCCGCGTACGCGGACGCGCCCATCGTGAGGATCGGCAGCACATTGACCAGGGTCTCGACGTTGTTCTCCACCGTCGGCTTGCCGAACAGGCCCTTCTCCACGGGGAACGGCGGCTTGGAGCGCGGCTCGCCCCGGTACCCCTCGATGGAGTTGAACAGGGCCGTCTCCTCCCCGCAGATGTAGGCGCCCGCCCCGCGCCTGATCTCGATGTCGAAGGCGTATCCCTGGCCGAGGACGTCGTCACCGAGCAGGCCCCGCGCGCGTGCCTGCGCCAGGGCGTGCTCCAGGCGCAGCAGCGCCCGCGGGTACTCGCCGCGCAGATACAGGTAGCCCCGGTGCGCTCCGACCGCGTACCCCGCGACCGTCATCGCCTCGACGAGCGCGTACGGGTCGCCCTCCATCAGCACGCGGTCCTTGAAGGTGCCCGGCTCCGACTCGTCGGCGTTGCACACGAGATAGTGCGGGTGGTCGGGCTGGGACGCGGTGGCCTGCCACTTGCGGCCGGTGGGGAAGGCCGCGCCGCCACGCCCGAGCAGACCGGAGTCGGTGACCTCTCGGATCACCCCGGCCGGGCCGAGTGCGAAGGCCCGGCGCAGGGCGGTGTAGCCGCCGCGGGCGCGGTAGTCGTCCAGGGAGGACGGATCGACGACGCCGACGCGGTGCAGCAGCCTCAACGACGGGTCTCCGGCCTGGGGCACCGCCATCGCCGCCTCCGGCTCCTCCGGCGCCGAGTCGGGCGCGGTGGCGGCGAGGACGGCCCCTCCACCGTCCCCGGCGCCGACACCGCCGTACGCACCGGGTCACCCGCCCTGATCGCGAGTGCCGCCGGGGCGCGTTCGCACAGACCCAGGCACGGGCTGCGCTCGACGCTCACTCCGCTGCCCGGGCCGAGCCGCGCCTCGACACCGGCGCACAACTCGCCCGCCCCGGCGGCCGTGCAGGCCAGGTCCGTGCAGACGTGCAGCACGGTCGCCGGGCGGGGCCCGACCGAGAACATCGCGTAGAACGTCGCCACGCCGTACGCCTCGGCCGGCGGCACGGTCAGCCGCCGGCACAGGTAGTCGAGGCCGCCCTCGCTGATCCAGCCGACCCGGTCGTTGAGCGCGTGCAGCCCCGGCAACAGCAGGTCGCGGCGGTCCCGGGCCGCGCGCCCGCCGCGGGCCCACCTCAGGTCGGCGTCCGTACGGTCGGCGCCCTCCCACGAGGACTCCGGCGGGCCCAACAGGGCGTCGACGGCCGCCCGTTCCTCGTCCGTCGGCTTGCTGTCACCGAAGTGCAGGTCCACTTGCGTCACCTCACGATGGTTGCGACGGGCAGCTTCTCGATCCGGATCGCCGACGCCTTGAACTCCGCCGTGCCCGCGATCGGGCAGTTCGCCTCGATCGTCAGCTGGTTGGTGTCCACCTCGTCGGGGAAGTGCATCGTCATGAAGGCGAGTCCGGGCCTGAGGCCGGTGTCGACCCACACCGGGGCGACCACGGACCCGCGCCGCGAGGCCACCCGCACCTCCTCGCCGACGACGACCCCGTAGCGCTCGGCGTCCTCCGGGCAGAGCTCCACGTACTCGCCGCGCCGGAGCGGGGAGGCGTAACCGCCGCTCTGCACCCCGGTGTTGTACGAGTCGAGCCGCCGCCCGGTGGTCAACCGGATCGGGTACTGCTCGTCGGTGAGGTCGACGGGCGGGTCGTGCCGGACGATCCCGAACGGCGCGGGCGCGCCACGCCTTTCCGGATCCGTGTCCCACAACCGACCGTGCAGGTAGGTGGGTTCGAGCCGGTCCGTGCTCGGACACGGCCACTGGATGCCCTGGTGCTCCTCCAGGCGCGCGTACGTCATCCCGTAGTGGTCCGGCGACACCGACCGCAGCTCGTTCCACACGGCCTGCGCGTCGGCGTACTTCCACTCGTGGCCGAGGCGTGCCGCCAGGTCGCAGAGGATGTCGATGTCCTCACGCGCCTCACCGGGCGGCGTGACCGCACGCCGCACCCGCTGCACCCGGCGCTCGCTGTTCGTCGTCGTGCCCTCGGTCTCCGCCCAGCCCGCCGTCGCCGGCAGCACCACGTCCGCCAGCTCGGCGGTCTTCGTCAGGAAGATGTCCTGCACGACGAGGAAGTCGAGCTGCCGCAGCCGCCGCACGGCCTGCTCGCTGTCCGCCTCCGACTGCGCCGGGTTCTCCCCGATGCAGTAGACCGCCCGGAGCGAGCCCTCCTCCATCGCCTCGAACATCTCCGTCAGGTTCAGACCGTAGTGCGGCTGGATGACGGTGTCCCAGGCGGACTCGAACCGGTGGCGCGCCTCGGGGTCGAGGATGTCCTGGAAGCCGGGCAGACGGTTCGGGATCGCCCCCATGTCGCCGCCGCCCTGCACGTTGTTCTGGCCGCGCAGAGGCTGCAGCCCGGAGCCGTAGCGGCCCACGTGACCGGTGAGCAGCGACAGGTTGATCAGGGCGCGGACGTTGTCGGTGCCGTTGTGGTGTTCGGTGATGCCGAGGGTCCAGCACAGCTGGGCGCGCTCGGCGCGGGCGTAGGCGTGGGCCAGCTCGCGGATGGCGCGGGCCGGTACGCCCGTCACCTTCTCGGCGAGCGACAGCGTCCACGGCTCGACCAGCGCCTCGTACTCCTCGAAGCCGGTGGTGGCCCGCGCCACGAACGCCTCGTTGACCAGGCCCGCGTGGATGATCTCGCGGCCGATCGCGTGCGCCATCGGGATGTCCGTGCCGACGTTGAGACCGAGCCAGCTCTCCGCCCACTCGGCGGTGGACGTGCGACGCGGGTCGACGGCGTACATCCGCGCGCCGTTCCTGATGCCCTTCAGCACGTGCTGGAAGAAGATCGGGTGCGCGAAGCGGGCGTTGGAGCCCCACATCACGATGACGTCGGTGTGCTCGACCTCCTCGTACGACGACGTCCCGCCGCCCGAGCCGAACGCCGCCGACAGGCCCGCGACGCTCGGGGCGTGACAGGTGCGGTTGCAGGAGTCGACGTTGTTGGTGCCCATCACCACCCGCGCGAACTTCTGCGCCACGTAGTTCATCTCGTTGGTCGCGCGGGCGCAGGAGAACATGCCGAACGCGCCGCGGTTGCGGGTGAGGCCCCGGGCGGTGCGGTCCAGCGCCTCCTGCCACGTCGCCGGGCGGAAGGGCTCGTCCCGGGAGTCCCGGACGAGCGGGTGGGTGAGCCGGGTGTAGGTCTTCGGTTCGCGTTTCCTCATGCGGCGCTCCTCAGCGCGAGCAGGTCCGAGATGGCGTGCACGGTCCGCAGGGTGGGCACCTCGACGCCGGTGATCTCCGCCAGCTCGACGACGGCCGCGAGGAGTACGTCGAGTTCGAGCGGTTTGCCGCGCTCCAGGTCCTGGAGCGTGGAGGTGCGGTGGTCGCCGACCCGCTCGGCGCCCGCGAGGCGCCGTTCGATGGAGACGCCGACCGTGCAGCCGAGGGCCTCGGCGACCGTGAGCGTCTCGCGCATCATGATCTCGATGACCCTGCGGGTGCCGCCGTGCAGGCACATCTGCCGCATGGTGGCGCGGGCCAGCGCGCTGATCGGGTTGAAGGAGATGTTGCCGAGCAGCTTGACCCAGATGTCGCTGCGCAGGTCAGGCTCGACCGGGCACTTCAGGCCGCCCGCCCGCATCGCCTCACCGAAGGCCAGACAGCGCTCGGAGATGCTGCGGTCCGGCTCGCCGACGGAGAACCGGGTGCCTTCCAAGTGCCGTACGACACCGGGGCCTTCGAGTTCTGTCGCCGCGTACACCACGCAGCCGATGGCCCGTTCCGGCGCGAGCACCGCACTGACCGCGCCGTCGGGGTCCACGCTGTCCAGGCGACGGCCGTCGTAGGGGCCGCCGTGGCGGTGGAAGTACCACCAGGGGATGCCGTTCTGGGCGGCCACGACCGCCGTCGTGCTGTGCAGGAGAGGCTCGATCAGCGGCCCGCACGCCGCGTACGAGTTGGCCTTCAGTCCCAGGAACACATAGTCGACCGGGCCGATCTCGGCAGGGTCGTCGGTGGCGTGGGCGTGCGCGGTGAAGTCGCCGCGCGGGCTGCGCACCCGCACTCCGTGCCGCCTCATGGCCGCCAGATGCGGTCCACGGGCGATGAGGTGCACATCGGCGCCCGCACGGTGCAGCGCGGCGCCGACGTAGGCGCCGATCGCACCGGCGCCGAGAACTGCGACTTTCACAGGAACACTCCGTTCGGTCGAGGGAGTACCGCGGAGGTGGCAAGAACTGCCGGAGAGGGGTCGATACGGGATGTCGACGAAATATTGTCTACAGTATGGAAGTTGGCTCGGCAAGGGTCCGTGCAGCACCGGAAACCGGGCGGCACGACCGTTCGGCGCATCCTGGATACCGCTCACCGCATACGGTCGACCCGCAGGGTTCTCAACTCCCGTCCGCCTTCCTACTGTTCGGGATCATGAGCCCTCCTGTCGCACCCCCGGGATGGAGCCGCTGGCTGGTGCCGCCCGCCGCCCTCTCCGTCCACCTGTCCATCGGCCAGGCCTACGCCTGGAGCGTGTTCAAGCCGCCGCTCGAATCCGCCCTGCACCTCAGCGGCACCCAGAGCGCGCTGCCCTTCCAGCTCGCCATCGTGATGCTCGGGCTGTCGGCCGCGTTCGGCGGCACGCTCGTCGAACGCAACGGCCCGCGCTGGGCCATGACCGTCGCCCTGGTCTGCTTCTCCACCGGCTTCCTGATCTCCGCGCTGGGCGCGCAGACACAGCAGTACTGGCTGATCGTCCTCGGCTACGGGTTCGTCGGCGGCATCGGCCTCGGCATCGGCTACATCTCGCCCGTCTCCACCCTGATCAAGTGGTTCCCGGACCGGCCCGGCATGGCCACCGGCATCGCCATCATGGGCTTCGGCGGCGGCGCGCTCATCGCCTCACCGTGGTCGGCGCAGATGCTCCAGTCCTTCGGCTCCGACCACTCCGGGATCGCGCTCGCCTTCCTGGTGCACGGCCTGTCGTACGCCGTCTTCATGTCGCTCGGCGTCCTGCTGGTACGGGTGCCGCGCAGCGAGGACCGTGAAGGCGCGGCCGCCGGGCCGAGCGCCTTCGAAGGGGTGCAGGTCTCCGCCCGGAGCGCCGTGCGCACCCCGCAGTTCTGGTGCCTGTGGATCGTGCTCTGCATGAACGTGACCGCCGGCATCGGCATCCTCGAGAAGGCCGCCCCCATGATCACGGACTTCTTCGCGGACACCTCCACCCCGGTCTCGGCCTCCGCGGCGGCCGGCTTCGTCGCCCTGCTGTCGGCGGCCAACATGGCGGGCCGGATCGGCTGGTCGTCGGCCTCCGACCTGATCGGCCGCAAGAACGTCTACCGCGTCTATCTGGGCGCCGGCGCGATCATGTACCTGCTCATCGCGTCGTTCGGCGACTCGTCCAAGCCGCTGTTCATCCTCTGTGCGCTGGTGATCCTCTCCTTCTACGGCGGCGGCTTCGCGACCATCCCCGCCTATCTGAAAGACCTGTTCGGCGCGTACCAGGTCGGCGCGATCCACGGCCGGCTGCTCACCGCCTGGTCGACCGCCGGGGTCCTCGGGCCGCTGATCGTCAACTGGATCGCAGACCACCAGAAGGAAGCCGGAAAGCACGGGTCGTCCCTCTACGGACTGTCCTTCATGATCATGATCGGGCTGCTCGTCGTCGGCTTCGCCGCCAACGAGCTGGTCCGGCCCGTCCACCCCCGCCACCACGTCCCCGCACCGAAGGAGGCCGCCGATGGCCGCCGAGAGCAGCCCGCCTGACCGGCGTCCCCTGATCGCCCTCGCCTGGGTGTGGGTCGGGGCGCCGCTGGGCTACGGCCTGTACGAGCTCGTCCTGAAGGCCAAGCAGCTCTTCACCGGCTGACACTGCGAGGCACATCCTCGGGCGTCCGAAGAACTGCGGGAAGCCGACAAGCCGGGCGCCCCATTCCTGTCGTTTCACCTGCCGCCCTACCCGTGAGTCACTGATCAGACTGGTGGATCCCGACACCCACGGCAACGAGGGGGAACCACCCATGAACGGCTCACGCATAACCGCCGTCGGCCACTACCAGCCCGCCAAGGTGCTCACCAACGAGGACCTGGCGGGCATGGTCGACACCAGCGACGAGTGGATCAGGACCCGGGTGGGCATCCACACGCGCCACATCGCCGGAGCCGACGAGCCCGTCGACGAGCTCGCCGCGCACGCCGCCGCCAAGGCGCTGGCGGCGGCCGGCCTGGCGCCCGGCGACATCGACCTCGTCCTGGTCGCCACCTCCACCGCCGTCGACCGCTCCCCGAACACGGCGGCCCGCGTCGCGGCCCGGCTCGGCATGCCGCAGCCCGCCGCGATGGACGTCAACGTCGTCTGCGCCGGTTTCACCCACGCGCTCGCCACCGCCGACCACGCCGTGCGCGCGGGCGCGGCGGGCAGGGCACTCGTCATCGGCGCCGACAAGATGTCGGATGTCACGGACTGGACGGACCGTACGACATGCGTGCTGGTCGGGGACGGTGCCGGAGCCGCCGTGGTCGAGGCGTGCCCCGCCGGTGAGGAGCCCGGGATCGGGCCCGTGCTGTGGGGCTCGGTGCCCGAGATGGGGCACGCGGTGCGGATCGAGGGCACGCCCGCGCGGTTCGCGCAGGAAGGGCAGAGCGTGTACCGGTGGGCGACGACCCAGCTGCCGCCCGTCGCGCGCCGGGTGTGCGAACGGGCCG of Streptomyces cynarae contains these proteins:
- a CDS encoding molybdopterin oxidoreductase family protein translates to MRKREPKTYTRLTHPLVRDSRDEPFRPATWQEALDRTARGLTRNRGAFGMFSCARATNEMNYVAQKFARVVMGTNNVDSCNRTCHAPSVAGLSAAFGSGGGTSSYEEVEHTDVIVMWGSNARFAHPIFFQHVLKGIRNGARMYAVDPRRTSTAEWAESWLGLNVGTDIPMAHAIGREIIHAGLVNEAFVARATTGFEEYEALVEPWTLSLAEKVTGVPARAIRELAHAYARAERAQLCWTLGITEHHNGTDNVRALINLSLLTGHVGRYGSGLQPLRGQNNVQGGGDMGAIPNRLPGFQDILDPEARHRFESAWDTVIQPHYGLNLTEMFEAMEEGSLRAVYCIGENPAQSEADSEQAVRRLRQLDFLVVQDIFLTKTAELADVVLPATAGWAETEGTTTNSERRVQRVRRAVTPPGEAREDIDILCDLAARLGHEWKYADAQAVWNELRSVSPDHYGMTYARLEEHQGIQWPCPSTDRLEPTYLHGRLWDTDPERRGAPAPFGIVRHDPPVDLTDEQYPIRLTTGRRLDSYNTGVQSGGYASPLRRGEYVELCPEDAERYGVVVGEEVRVASRRGSVVAPVWVDTGLRPGLAFMTMHFPDEVDTNQLTIEANCPIAGTAEFKASAIRIEKLPVATIVR
- a CDS encoding 2-dehydropantoate 2-reductase — translated: MKVAVLGAGAIGAYVGAALHRAGADVHLIARGPHLAAMRRHGVRVRSPRGDFTAHAHATDDPAEIGPVDYVFLGLKANSYAACGPLIEPLLHSTTAVVAAQNGIPWWYFHRHGGPYDGRRLDSVDPDGAVSAVLAPERAIGCVVYAATELEGPGVVRHLEGTRFSVGEPDRSISERCLAFGEAMRAGGLKCPVEPDLRSDIWVKLLGNISFNPISALARATMRQMCLHGGTRRVIEIMMRETLTVAEALGCTVGVSIERRLAGAERVGDHRTSTLQDLERGKPLELDVLLAAVVELAEITGVEVPTLRTVHAISDLLALRSAA
- a CDS encoding OFA family MFS transporter; the encoded protein is MSPPVAPPGWSRWLVPPAALSVHLSIGQAYAWSVFKPPLESALHLSGTQSALPFQLAIVMLGLSAAFGGTLVERNGPRWAMTVALVCFSTGFLISALGAQTQQYWLIVLGYGFVGGIGLGIGYISPVSTLIKWFPDRPGMATGIAIMGFGGGALIASPWSAQMLQSFGSDHSGIALAFLVHGLSYAVFMSLGVLLVRVPRSEDREGAAAGPSAFEGVQVSARSAVRTPQFWCLWIVLCMNVTAGIGILEKAAPMITDFFADTSTPVSASAAAGFVALLSAANMAGRIGWSSASDLIGRKNVYRVYLGAGAIMYLLIASFGDSSKPLFILCALVILSFYGGGFATIPAYLKDLFGAYQVGAIHGRLLTAWSTAGVLGPLIVNWIADHQKEAGKHGSSLYGLSFMIMIGLLVVGFAANELVRPVHPRHHVPAPKEAADGRREQPA
- a CDS encoding MFS transporter small subunit, with protein sequence MAAESSPPDRRPLIALAWVWVGAPLGYGLYELVLKAKQLFTG
- a CDS encoding beta-ketoacyl-ACP synthase III; the protein is MNGSRITAVGHYQPAKVLTNEDLAGMVDTSDEWIRTRVGIHTRHIAGADEPVDELAAHAAAKALAAAGLAPGDIDLVLVATSTAVDRSPNTAARVAARLGMPQPAAMDVNVVCAGFTHALATADHAVRAGAAGRALVIGADKMSDVTDWTDRTTCVLVGDGAGAAVVEACPAGEEPGIGPVLWGSVPEMGHAVRIEGTPARFAQEGQSVYRWATTQLPPVARRVCERAGIAPEELAAVVLHQANLRIIEPLAEKLGAVNAVVARDVTESGNTSAASIPLALSKLVERGEISSGEPVLLFGFGGNLSYAGQVIRCP